Proteins encoded together in one Chryseobacterium taklimakanense window:
- the murG gene encoding undecaprenyldiphospho-muramoylpentapeptide beta-N-acetylglucosaminyltransferase: protein MNRKLKILMSGGGTGGHIFPAVAIADEIKKRFPDAEFLFIGAIGKMEMEKVPQAGYKIEGLNIAGFQRGNILANFKLPFKAIASVLKAKNLVKKFKPDFAVGTGGFASGPALYAAASLGIPTFLQEQNAHAGVTNKFLSKKAKAVFTAFPNVNGFPPEKIKFLGNPIRQNIADGLIDAKTAKEKLGFNPYKLTILSVGGSLGSRTLNNAWKENLEKVLEKDYQLIWQTGRLDYQNLLKETQAQTSNPDTGIHLKEFIADMALAYSAADVIVSRAGAIAISELAVAQKPVLLVPFPFAAEDHQTVNAMSLVEKNAARMVKDSEMKEKFWPTLMVITGSETLGKEMSENMKFFAKPNAAKEIVDEIIKAVQL from the coding sequence ATGAACAGAAAATTAAAAATTTTAATGAGCGGCGGCGGAACCGGCGGACACATCTTTCCGGCGGTGGCGATTGCAGACGAGATCAAGAAAAGGTTTCCGGATGCCGAATTTCTGTTCATCGGAGCCATTGGAAAAATGGAAATGGAAAAAGTTCCGCAGGCAGGCTATAAAATTGAAGGACTGAACATTGCAGGCTTCCAGCGGGGCAATATTTTAGCCAACTTTAAACTCCCCTTCAAAGCAATTGCAAGTGTTTTGAAAGCAAAAAATCTGGTGAAAAAATTCAAACCGGATTTTGCGGTGGGAACCGGCGGCTTTGCGAGCGGACCTGCGCTGTATGCGGCGGCAAGTCTGGGTATTCCTACTTTTCTTCAGGAGCAGAATGCGCATGCAGGGGTAACGAATAAATTTCTGAGTAAAAAGGCAAAAGCGGTTTTTACGGCTTTTCCCAATGTGAATGGCTTCCCGCCAGAAAAAATTAAGTTTTTAGGGAACCCAATCCGGCAAAATATTGCGGACGGACTGATTGATGCCAAAACCGCGAAAGAAAAATTGGGCTTCAACCCTTATAAACTCACAATTCTTTCGGTTGGCGGTTCCTTAGGTTCGCGGACTTTGAACAATGCCTGGAAAGAAAATTTGGAGAAAGTTTTAGAGAAAGATTATCAGCTTATTTGGCAGACCGGGCGCTTAGATTACCAAAATTTGCTGAAGGAGACACAGGCTCAAACTTCAAACCCAGATACTGGAATCCACCTGAAGGAATTTATTGCCGATATGGCGCTGGCATATTCCGCGGCGGATGTTATTGTTTCCAGAGCCGGTGCGATTGCCATTTCCGAATTGGCGGTGGCACAGAAACCGGTGCTTTTGGTACCGTTCCCGTTTGCCGCAGAAGACCATCAAACCGTAAATGCGATGAGTCTGGTTGAAAAAAATGCAGCGAGAATGGTGAAAGATTCCGAAATGAAAGAAAAATTCTGGCCCACTTTGATGGTAATCACGGGAAGTGAAACCTTGGGAAAGGAAATGTCAGAAAACATGAAATTCTTCGCAAAACCAAACGCAGCGAAAGAAATTGTAGATGAAATAATTAAAGCTGTACAACTGTAA
- the murC gene encoding UDP-N-acetylmuramate--L-alanine ligase — protein MINLDTYQNFYFVGIGGIGMSALARYFHASGKKVLGYDKTETKLTSALMSEGIDIVFEDKIDERITGLDKETTLVIYTPAIKVLGILDYFSQNGFTVLKRAKVLGLITENTECIAVAGTHGKTTTSTLVAHLCLVADLPFSCFLGGISENFKSNFLYNGNQYSVLEADEYDRSFLNLSPDWAIITSNDADHLDIYGDVATIERGFNEFAALVPDKDQLFIRKGIDIGRAGKTYAVNEVADYYSDNLRAEDGMMHFDFHNGSQTVPFEWHIPGIHNVENATAAIAMLNAVGVDFETLQKGIKSFKGIKRRYTINNFDGGKVYIDDYAHHPTELNAVIGSIRTFYPDKKLLVVFQPHLFSRTRDFAEGFAQSLENSDELLLLDIYPARELQENYPGISSDWLLEKVNHQKKEVSSLGEAFNKIKEKDFDILLTVGAGNIDTLYDPIVEWLGNL, from the coding sequence ATGATAAATTTAGACACATATCAAAACTTCTATTTCGTTGGCATTGGCGGCATTGGGATGAGTGCTTTGGCGCGTTATTTCCACGCTTCCGGCAAGAAAGTTCTGGGCTACGACAAAACGGAAACCAAACTTACTTCAGCCTTGATGTCCGAAGGAATTGATATTGTTTTTGAAGATAAAATTGATGAAAGAATTACCGGGCTCGACAAAGAAACTACCCTGGTTATTTACACGCCGGCCATCAAAGTGTTGGGAATTCTTGATTATTTCAGTCAAAACGGATTTACCGTTCTGAAGCGTGCAAAAGTCCTTGGCCTTATCACCGAAAATACTGAGTGCATCGCTGTTGCAGGAACTCACGGGAAAACAACGACTTCAACTTTGGTGGCGCATCTTTGCCTGGTGGCGGATTTGCCTTTCTCATGTTTTTTAGGCGGAATTTCTGAGAATTTTAAATCAAATTTCCTGTACAACGGAAATCAATATTCAGTGCTGGAAGCCGACGAATACGACCGAAGTTTCCTGAATTTGTCACCGGACTGGGCGATTATCACGTCAAATGATGCCGATCATCTGGATATTTACGGTGATGTAGCTACCATTGAGAGAGGCTTCAATGAATTTGCGGCGCTGGTTCCGGACAAAGATCAACTTTTTATAAGAAAAGGCATTGATATTGGCCGGGCGGGTAAAACGTATGCAGTGAATGAGGTAGCAGATTATTACTCTGACAATCTGCGTGCGGAGGATGGAATGATGCATTTTGATTTCCACAACGGAAGCCAAACTGTTCCTTTTGAGTGGCATATTCCGGGAATTCATAATGTGGAAAACGCAACGGCGGCCATCGCCATGCTGAATGCCGTTGGGGTTGATTTTGAAACGCTGCAGAAAGGCATCAAATCTTTCAAAGGCATCAAAAGGCGCTACACCATCAACAATTTTGATGGTGGAAAAGTCTATATCGACGATTACGCCCACCACCCAACCGAACTCAATGCGGTAATCGGCTCTATCAGGACGTTTTATCCGGATAAGAAATTATTGGTTGTGTTTCAGCCACATTTGTTCAGCCGGACCAGAGATTTTGCAGAGGGGTTTGCCCAAAGCCTTGAAAACAGCGATGAGCTCCTGCTTTTAGACATTTATCCGGCGCGCGAACTTCAGGAAAACTATCCCGGAATAAGTTCGGATTGGCTTTTGGAAAAAGTAAACCACCAAAAGAAAGAAGTTTCGTCTTTAGGCGAAGCATTTAATAAAATAAAAGAAAAAGATTTTGACATCCTGCTCACCGTCGGCGCCGGAAATATCGATACGCTGTACGACCCGATTGTGGAATGGCTTGGAAATCTGTAA
- a CDS encoding GxxExxY protein: protein MTENDISKIVFNCGLKIHRKLGVGLYERVYEECLIYELQKAGLNVERQKHQHIEYEDLKVENAYKMDVVIENKVVLEIKSVENLTSFDKAQLKNYLRLGNYKLGMLLNFNQRLFKDGVKRIANGLDED, encoded by the coding sequence ATGACCGAAAATGACATTTCTAAAATTGTTTTCAATTGTGGATTAAAAATTCACCGGAAACTGGGTGTCGGGCTTTATGAGCGGGTGTATGAGGAATGCTTGATTTATGAACTTCAAAAGGCGGGATTAAATGTTGAGAGACAAAAACACCAGCATATTGAATATGAAGATTTAAAAGTTGAAAACGCGTATAAAATGGATGTTGTAATTGAAAATAAAGTTGTCCTGGAGATTAAATCTGTAGAAAATCTGACAAGTTTTGATAAGGCTCAACTTAAAAACTACCTCAGACTTGGCAATTACAAATTAGGAATGTTATTAAACTTTAACCAAAGATTATTTAAAGACGGAGTTAAAAGAATTGCAAACGGGCTTGACGAAGATTAG
- a CDS encoding cell division protein FtsQ — MKNKWRILKILSTVIIFGFLLSFSLKRFNNASMEKVSVNMVYPHNDEKVYFIDEKDVKDFIKKSNPSKRIGDIDIPMLEKEVNNFPSVDSANVYLNLNGNLNVDIVQKVPAFRLNKNGQDFYVDKKGYEFPISKNYSHPSMLVTGDVKRGEYLKLAELVEKINKDDFSRKYFIGIKKEKNSYYLLTSEGNFRVEIGDLDHIEFKVKGFKAFVEKFLVYQDPQKYSKVSVRYDNQIVTTLNPNYKENDSIISARKKEFDKAPEIVRKKALAQATQNNSVKPVEKKPEAAKPAEKKVEKKTESKAREKPKVTEKKEEPKKKNTDKKN, encoded by the coding sequence ATGAAAAACAAGTGGAGAATATTAAAGATCCTTAGCACCGTAATCATTTTCGGGTTTTTGCTGAGTTTTTCATTGAAACGTTTCAATAACGCTTCGATGGAAAAGGTGTCGGTTAATATGGTGTATCCACATAACGATGAAAAAGTATATTTCATTGATGAAAAGGACGTGAAAGACTTCATAAAAAAATCAAATCCAAGCAAAAGAATCGGGGATATCGATATTCCGATGCTGGAAAAAGAAGTCAACAACTTCCCGTCGGTAGACAGCGCCAATGTGTATCTGAATCTTAATGGTAACCTGAACGTAGACATTGTGCAGAAAGTTCCGGCATTCAGATTGAATAAAAACGGACAGGATTTTTATGTGGATAAAAAAGGCTATGAATTCCCGATTTCCAAAAATTATTCGCACCCGTCAATGTTGGTGACGGGCGATGTGAAGAGAGGCGAATATCTAAAACTTGCAGAACTGGTGGAAAAAATTAATAAAGACGATTTCAGCCGCAAGTATTTTATAGGGATTAAAAAAGAAAAGAACAGCTATTATCTGCTTACCAGCGAAGGAAATTTCAGGGTAGAAATCGGTGATCTGGATCATATTGAATTTAAGGTTAAAGGTTTCAAGGCCTTTGTAGAGAAATTTCTGGTTTATCAGGATCCGCAGAAATATTCTAAGGTTTCGGTACGGTACGATAATCAGATTGTGACCACCCTAAATCCAAATTACAAGGAGAACGACAGCATTATCTCCGCGCGGAAAAAAGAATTTGACAAAGCGCCCGAGATTGTACGGAAAAAAGCCCTCGCACAGGCAACGCAGAATAATTCAGTAAAACCCGTTGAAAAAAAGCCTGAAGCTGCCAAACCTGCAGAAAAAAAGGTAGAAAAGAAAACTGAATCCAAAGCCAGGGAAAAACCAAAGGTCACGGAAAAGAAGGAAGAACCGAAAAAGAAAAACACAGATAAAAAGAACTAA